The following DNA comes from Anaerotignum faecicola.
ATATTAAGACAAAGAACGGTCAATGCGATGAAAAGACCAGGGAAAGTCAGCATATAGGAATAATCCCGTATATAACCCTTTGCTCCTGAAAGCATGGCCCCCCACTCCGGAGTAGGTGGCTGAACGCCAAGACCAATATAGCTTAAAGAAGCTGCAGTCAGGACCGTATTGGCAACTCCCATAGTTGCTTCC
Coding sequences within:
- a CDS encoding ABC transporter permease subunit; its protein translation is EATMGVANTVLTAASLSYIGLGVQPPTPEWGAMLSGAKGYIRDYSYMLTFPGLFIALTVLCLNMLGDGLRDALDPKLKN